The following coding sequences lie in one Burkholderia cepacia genomic window:
- a CDS encoding ABC transporter substrate-binding protein: protein MKHTATLKLAFALACAIGSGAALADAQTLRFGLEAQYPPFESKAPNGDLQGFDIDVGNAVCQTAKLSCKWVETSFDGLIPALKGRKFDAINSAMNATEQRRQAIDFTTIIYRVPTQLIARTGSGLLPTPESLKGKRVGVLQASIQETYAKAHWEPAGIAIVAYQDQNQAYADLVAGRLDATLVLAPSGQRGFLSRPDGKGFSFVGQPVHDDKILGSGIAFGLRKGDDALKAKLDAAIDKLKADGTVKTLGLKYFGDIDISTK from the coding sequence ATGAAGCATACGGCTACCCTGAAACTCGCGTTTGCACTCGCATGCGCAATCGGCTCCGGCGCGGCGCTCGCTGACGCACAGACGCTGCGTTTCGGCCTTGAAGCGCAATACCCGCCGTTCGAATCGAAAGCGCCGAACGGCGACCTGCAGGGCTTCGACATCGACGTCGGCAATGCCGTCTGCCAGACGGCGAAGCTGTCGTGCAAATGGGTCGAGACGTCGTTCGACGGCCTGATTCCCGCACTGAAGGGCCGCAAATTCGACGCGATCAACTCGGCGATGAACGCGACCGAGCAGCGGCGCCAGGCGATCGACTTCACGACGATCATCTACCGCGTGCCGACCCAGCTGATCGCCCGCACCGGCAGCGGCCTGCTGCCGACGCCCGAATCGCTGAAGGGCAAGCGCGTCGGCGTGCTGCAGGCGTCGATCCAGGAAACCTACGCGAAGGCGCACTGGGAGCCGGCCGGCATCGCGATCGTCGCGTACCAGGACCAGAACCAGGCGTACGCGGACCTGGTCGCGGGCCGCCTCGACGCGACGCTCGTGCTTGCGCCGTCCGGCCAGCGCGGCTTCCTGTCGCGCCCGGACGGCAAGGGCTTCTCGTTCGTCGGCCAGCCCGTGCACGACGACAAGATCCTCGGCAGCGGCATCGCATTCGGCCTGCGCAAGGGCGACGACGCACTGAAGGCGAAGCTCGACGCGGCGATCGACAAGCTGAAGGCGGACGGCACGGTGAAGACGCTCGGCCTGAAGTATTTCGGCGATATCGACATTTCGACCAAGTAA
- a CDS encoding FAD-binding oxidoreductase has translation MQNRETVAAGGEPRDVRLSGEALDGVLVAELGEALVTRSADIDPRYFTAYNEPAGVRPRALVRPRSVDDVSRTLALCARLGQPVVPQGGLTGLAHGAVALGGEVVLSMERFAGIEAIDVAAGTMTVRAGTPLQTVQEAAEAAGFTFGVDLGARGSCQIGGMLATNAGGTRAIRYGMMREQVLGLEAVLADGTVVSSMNRMLKNNAGYDLKQLFIGSEGTLGVVTRAVLRLHPLLAVPATALCRVRDYDAVVALWNRVRTLPEVVSFEAMWPAFYDYVARHTPGVSAPFVGDDGFAVLIECATSAPGGDAHEALEAGLAAGFDAGLVDDAVLATSERQARDLWTLREGLAIDALPHLVNFDVSLPTGELGAFAERCEAALRARWPDVTCLFFGHVGDGNVHIGVSLAGMSDADLDALDHCVYAVVRDMGGSVSAEHGIGVLKRPYLAHTRSDAEIGLMRRLKAALDPHGILNPGKVL, from the coding sequence ATGCAGAACCGGGAGACGGTTGCCGCGGGCGGCGAACCGCGCGACGTGCGGCTGTCGGGCGAGGCGCTCGACGGCGTGCTTGTCGCCGAACTGGGCGAGGCGCTCGTCACGCGTTCTGCCGACATCGATCCGCGCTACTTCACGGCGTACAACGAGCCGGCCGGCGTGCGGCCGCGCGCGCTGGTACGCCCGCGCAGCGTCGACGACGTGTCGCGCACGCTCGCACTGTGCGCGCGGCTCGGGCAGCCGGTCGTGCCGCAGGGCGGGCTGACCGGGCTCGCGCATGGCGCGGTCGCGCTCGGCGGCGAGGTCGTGCTGTCGATGGAGCGCTTTGCCGGTATCGAGGCGATCGACGTGGCGGCCGGCACGATGACCGTGCGCGCGGGGACGCCGCTGCAGACGGTGCAGGAAGCCGCGGAAGCGGCGGGTTTCACGTTCGGCGTGGATCTCGGCGCGCGTGGCTCGTGCCAGATCGGCGGCATGCTCGCGACCAATGCGGGCGGCACGCGCGCGATCCGCTACGGAATGATGCGCGAGCAAGTGCTCGGGCTCGAGGCCGTGCTCGCGGACGGCACGGTCGTGTCGTCGATGAACCGGATGCTGAAGAACAACGCGGGCTACGACCTGAAGCAGTTGTTCATCGGCAGCGAGGGGACGCTCGGCGTCGTCACGCGCGCGGTGTTGCGGCTGCATCCGCTGCTCGCCGTGCCGGCTACCGCGCTTTGCCGTGTGCGCGATTACGACGCGGTGGTCGCGCTGTGGAACCGCGTGCGCACGTTGCCGGAAGTCGTCAGTTTCGAAGCGATGTGGCCGGCGTTCTACGATTACGTCGCGCGTCATACGCCGGGCGTCTCGGCGCCGTTCGTCGGCGACGATGGCTTCGCGGTGCTGATCGAATGCGCGACGAGCGCACCCGGCGGCGATGCGCACGAGGCGCTGGAAGCGGGCCTCGCGGCCGGGTTCGATGCCGGGCTGGTGGACGACGCGGTGCTCGCGACGTCGGAGCGGCAGGCGCGCGACCTGTGGACGCTGCGTGAAGGTCTCGCAATCGATGCGCTGCCGCATCTCGTCAATTTCGACGTGAGTTTGCCGACGGGTGAACTCGGCGCGTTCGCCGAACGCTGCGAGGCGGCACTGCGGGCGCGTTGGCCGGACGTCACATGCCTGTTCTTCGGCCACGTCGGCGATGGCAACGTGCATATCGGCGTATCGCTGGCCGGGATGAGCGACGCGGACCTCGATGCGCTCGATCACTGCGTGTACGCGGTCGTGCGCGACATGGGCGGCTCGGTGTCGGCCGAGCACGGGATCGGCGTGCTCAAGCGCCCTTATCTCGCGCACACGCGCAGCGATGCGGAAATCGGGCTGATGCGACGCCTGAAGGCCGCGCTGGACCCGCACGGCATCCTCAATCCCGGCAAGGTACTTTGA
- a CDS encoding PadR family transcriptional regulator, translating to MSTSRPSPLALAVLATLTETPMHPYGMLQQLKARGHDEVVNVRQRTSLYQTIDRLLRDGLIAVHDTERDGAFPERTLYALTEAGHTAGQAWLHALLAEPAREFPVFGAGLAFLPLLDAEDARHQLELRIARLDAERERLEALRATAQADQVPRLFLLQNEHALVLLNAELDWARSVVEHLKIGALRWVDG from the coding sequence ATGTCCACGAGCCGCCCATCCCCGCTCGCGCTGGCCGTCCTCGCGACGCTCACCGAAACGCCCATGCATCCGTACGGGATGCTGCAGCAACTGAAGGCCCGCGGACACGACGAAGTCGTCAACGTGCGGCAGCGCACGAGCCTCTACCAGACGATCGACCGGTTGCTGCGCGACGGGCTGATCGCCGTGCACGACACCGAGCGCGACGGCGCGTTTCCGGAGCGCACGCTGTATGCGCTGACCGAAGCCGGGCACACGGCGGGACAGGCGTGGCTGCATGCGCTGCTCGCGGAGCCCGCGCGTGAATTCCCGGTGTTCGGCGCCGGCCTCGCGTTCCTGCCGCTGCTCGATGCCGAAGATGCCCGCCATCAACTCGAACTGCGGATCGCGCGGCTCGACGCCGAACGCGAACGGCTGGAAGCGCTGCGCGCCACCGCGCAGGCCGACCAGGTGCCGCGCCTGTTCCTGCTGCAGAACGAACATGCGCTGGTGCTGCTCAATGCGGAGCTCGATTGGGCACGCAGCGTCGTCGAACACCTGAAGATCGGCGCGCTGCGCTGGGTGGACGGCTGA
- the cadR gene encoding Cd(II)/Pb(II)-responsive transcriptional regulator, translated as MKIGELAKAARCTPETIRFYEKEGLMPDAERTDSNYRNYTDVHVERLRFIRNCRALDMAHDEIRALLQLTDTPADRCDSINSLLDDHIGHVDARLAELTHLRDQLTELRRQCVGEHSVEDCGIVHGLATMETVAPAAKRSHLG; from the coding sequence ATGAAGATTGGCGAACTGGCCAAAGCGGCCCGTTGCACCCCCGAGACGATCCGTTTCTACGAGAAAGAGGGGCTGATGCCGGATGCGGAGCGCACCGACTCGAACTACCGCAACTACACCGACGTGCACGTCGAACGGCTGCGCTTCATCCGCAACTGCCGCGCGCTCGACATGGCGCACGATGAAATCCGCGCGCTGCTGCAGCTCACCGACACCCCGGCCGACCGCTGCGATTCGATCAATTCGCTGCTCGACGATCACATCGGGCACGTCGATGCGCGCCTCGCGGAACTCACGCATCTGCGCGACCAGCTCACCGAATTGCGCCGCCAATGCGTCGGCGAGCATTCGGTCGAGGATTGCGGAATCGTGCATGGTCTCGCGACGATGGAAACCGTCGCGCCGGCTGCCAAGCGATCGCACCTCGGCTGA
- a CDS encoding heavy metal translocating P-type ATPase → MTDAKRPHDPRHRHAGGADACCADPRDTQTATVADAAPAAGERAHGEAASRGHDHDHDHSHGGAHQHGATSAHDHAAHDEAGHDHDHDHDHSRGDAHVHGATCSHDHAAHDHSGHDHDHDHDHDHDHDHDHDHAAGDCCAPAALTLAPLPVAQATASGHVRSAFRIMQMDCPTEETLIRKKLGGMNEVSALEFNLMQRMLTVEHVPGAQPALESAIRSLGMTPEAATAGAPAARVADAPAKPWWPLALAGVAAIASEGATWAGLPVWLAAALALAAVLACGLTTYKKGWIAIRNGNLNINALMSIAVTGAMAIGQWPEAAMVMVLFTIAELIEAKSLDRARNAIQGLMQLAPDTATVQQADGSWRTIEAAQVALGAVVRVKPGERIGLDGEVVAGRSTVNQAPITGESLPVEKTTGDAVYAGTINESGSFEYRVTAVAANSTLARIIHAVEEAQGAKAPTQRFVDQFARVYTPIVFAVALLVAVVPPLVMGGAWHDWIYRALVLLVIACPCALVISTPVTIVSGLAAAARRGILVKGGVYLEEGRKLAWLALDKTGTITHGKPVQTDFDVHADDADAARVRHLGASLAARSDHPVSQAIAAAARDAGTAAFADVQDFEAIVGRGVRGTIDGTRYWLGNHRLVEELERCSTALEAKLDALERQGKSVVVLVDEARVLGIFAVADTIKDTSREAIADLHALGIRTAMLTGDNPHTAQAIAQQAGIDDARGNQLPEDKLAAVEELSAGGAGAVGMVGDGINDAPALARADIGFAMGAMGTDTAIETADVALMDDDLRKIPAFVRLSRATHRVLVQNIGFALGVKVVFLGLTVAGLGTMWMAVFADAGASLIVVANGLRLLSSSGAFGGTQAKR, encoded by the coding sequence ATGACCGACGCCAAGCGTCCCCACGACCCACGACACCGTCATGCCGGCGGCGCCGATGCGTGCTGCGCCGACCCGCGCGACACGCAGACGGCGACCGTAGCCGACGCGGCGCCGGCGGCCGGCGAGCGCGCGCACGGCGAGGCTGCATCGCGCGGCCACGACCATGATCACGATCATTCGCACGGCGGCGCGCACCAGCACGGCGCGACGTCCGCGCACGATCATGCCGCGCACGACGAAGCGGGTCATGACCACGACCACGACCATGATCATTCACGCGGCGATGCGCATGTGCACGGCGCGACGTGCTCGCACGACCACGCCGCGCATGACCATTCCGGTCACGACCACGACCACGACCACGACCACGACCACGACCACGACCACGACCACGACCACGCGGCCGGCGACTGCTGCGCGCCTGCGGCACTGACGCTCGCGCCGCTGCCGGTCGCGCAGGCGACGGCGTCGGGCCACGTGCGCTCGGCGTTCCGGATCATGCAGATGGACTGCCCGACCGAGGAAACGCTGATCCGCAAGAAGCTCGGCGGGATGAACGAGGTGTCGGCGCTCGAATTCAACCTGATGCAGCGGATGCTGACCGTCGAGCACGTGCCCGGCGCACAGCCGGCGCTCGAAAGCGCGATCCGCTCGCTCGGGATGACGCCCGAGGCCGCGACGGCCGGCGCACCGGCGGCGCGCGTCGCCGACGCGCCCGCGAAGCCGTGGTGGCCGCTGGCGCTGGCCGGCGTCGCCGCGATCGCATCCGAAGGCGCGACGTGGGCCGGGCTGCCGGTGTGGCTCGCGGCGGCGCTCGCGCTCGCCGCGGTGCTTGCGTGCGGGCTCACCACGTACAAGAAGGGCTGGATCGCGATCCGCAACGGCAACCTGAACATCAACGCGCTGATGAGCATCGCGGTGACGGGTGCGATGGCGATCGGCCAGTGGCCGGAAGCCGCGATGGTGATGGTGCTGTTCACGATCGCCGAGCTGATCGAGGCGAAGTCGCTCGATCGCGCGCGCAATGCGATTCAGGGCCTGATGCAACTCGCGCCGGACACCGCGACCGTGCAGCAGGCCGACGGCTCGTGGCGCACGATCGAGGCCGCGCAGGTCGCGCTCGGCGCGGTCGTCCGCGTGAAGCCGGGCGAGCGGATCGGGCTGGACGGCGAAGTCGTCGCGGGACGCTCGACGGTCAACCAGGCGCCGATCACCGGCGAGAGCCTGCCCGTCGAAAAGACGACCGGCGACGCCGTGTATGCGGGCACGATCAACGAATCGGGTTCGTTCGAATACCGCGTGACGGCCGTCGCGGCGAACTCGACGCTCGCGCGGATCATCCACGCGGTCGAGGAAGCGCAAGGCGCGAAGGCGCCGACGCAGCGTTTCGTCGACCAGTTCGCGCGCGTCTACACGCCGATCGTGTTCGCGGTCGCGCTGCTGGTGGCGGTGGTGCCGCCGCTCGTCATGGGCGGCGCGTGGCACGACTGGATCTACCGCGCGCTGGTGCTGCTCGTGATCGCGTGCCCGTGCGCGCTGGTGATCTCGACGCCGGTGACGATCGTGTCGGGTCTCGCGGCTGCCGCGCGGCGCGGGATTCTCGTGAAGGGCGGCGTCTACCTGGAAGAAGGGCGCAAGCTCGCGTGGCTCGCGCTCGACAAGACCGGCACGATCACGCACGGCAAGCCGGTGCAGACCGACTTCGACGTGCATGCGGACGACGCCGATGCAGCACGTGTGCGCCACCTCGGTGCGAGCCTTGCGGCGCGCTCCGATCACCCGGTGTCGCAGGCGATCGCGGCCGCGGCGCGCGATGCCGGCACGGCGGCATTCGCCGATGTGCAGGACTTCGAAGCGATCGTCGGGCGCGGCGTGCGCGGCACGATCGACGGCACGCGCTACTGGCTCGGCAACCACCGGCTCGTCGAGGAGCTCGAGCGCTGCTCGACGGCGCTCGAAGCGAAGCTCGACGCGCTGGAGCGGCAGGGCAAGAGCGTCGTGGTGCTGGTCGACGAAGCGCGCGTGCTCGGCATCTTCGCGGTGGCCGACACGATCAAGGACACGAGCCGTGAAGCGATCGCCGATCTGCACGCGCTCGGTATCCGCACCGCGATGCTGACGGGCGACAACCCGCATACCGCGCAGGCGATCGCGCAGCAGGCCGGCATCGACGACGCACGCGGCAACCAGTTGCCGGAAGACAAGCTCGCGGCGGTCGAGGAGCTGTCGGCCGGCGGCGCGGGCGCGGTCGGGATGGTCGGCGACGGGATCAACGATGCACCGGCGCTCGCACGTGCCGACATCGGTTTCGCGATGGGTGCGATGGGCACCGACACGGCGATCGAGACGGCCGACGTCGCGCTGATGGACGACGACCTGCGCAAGATTCCCGCGTTCGTGCGGCTGTCGCGCGCGACGCACCGCGTGCTGGTGCAGAACATCGGCTTCGCGCTCGGCGTGAAGGTCGTGTTCCTCGGCCTCACGGTCGCGGGGCTCGGCACGATGTGGATGGCGGTCTTCGCCGACGCGGGCGCGAGCCTGATCGTCGTGGCCAACGGCTTGCGGCTGCTGTCGTCCTCGGGGGCGTTCGGCGGTACGCAGGCCAAGCGTTGA
- a CDS encoding zinc ribbon domain-containing protein, with product MSFLKRILGGHGGGHGSGHGNGGSGGHGGGGHHGGQRRDGQGGHDARGRDRHGWGWQAPADANGGQGGNVPLSQLACAGCGALNAADARFCAQCGAAQRSRACGRCHTALAADARFCPGCGTQAT from the coding sequence ATGAGCTTTCTGAAACGAATCCTGGGCGGCCACGGCGGTGGCCATGGCAGCGGGCACGGCAACGGCGGCAGCGGTGGTCACGGCGGCGGCGGGCATCACGGCGGGCAGCGCCGGGACGGGCAGGGTGGCCACGACGCACGCGGCCGCGATCGCCATGGCTGGGGCTGGCAGGCGCCGGCCGACGCGAATGGCGGGCAGGGCGGCAACGTGCCGCTGAGCCAGCTCGCGTGTGCGGGCTGCGGCGCGCTCAACGCGGCGGACGCGCGTTTCTGCGCGCAGTGCGGCGCGGCGCAACGCAGCCGGGCTTGCGGCCGCTGCCACACCGCGCTGGCGGCCGACGCACGCTTCTGCCCCGGGTGCGGGACGCAGGCGACGTAA